A single genomic interval of Pomacea canaliculata isolate SZHN2017 linkage group LG5, ASM307304v1, whole genome shotgun sequence harbors:
- the LOC112563775 gene encoding sideroflexin-1-like: protein MSELALPGKVDIEQPRYDQTTYSGRAKHFFITTNPLNIFASSKQLEHAKAIVERYRAGENVPNLTVDELWRAKQLYDSAFHPDTKEKMFILGRMSAQVPMNMIITGCMMTFYKTTPAVVFWQWFNQSFNAVVNYTNRSGDSPIPLKQLGLSYVLATGGSITTALTLNSMVKKSPPLIGRFVPFVAVAAANCINIPCMRSRELTNGIPVFDENGNRVGTSSRAAASAITQVVVSRIVMAMPGMMIVPFIMNYLDRKPFLQRMPWLNAPIQTGIIGIFLVFATPLCCALFPQRSSMSVNHLEPELKEKLLALPTPVHNVYFNKGL from the exons ATGTCGGAGCTAGCATTGCCTGGTAAAGTGGACATCGAGCAACCGCGCTATGACCAAACCACGTATAGCGGAAGAgctaaacattttttcattacaaCCAATCCTCTCAACATTTTTGCCAGTAGTAAGCAGCTGGAACATGCCAAAGCTATTGTTGAACGCTATAG GGCTGGAGAGAATGTTCCAAACCTGACCGTGGATGAACTTTGGCGAGCAAAGCAGCTTTATGACTCAGCCTTCCATCCAGACACAAAGGAGAAGATGTTTATCCTAGGTCGCATGTCAGCACAGGTGCCTATGAACATGATTATCACAGGCTGCATGATGACTTTCTACAA aACAACTCCAGCTGTAGTATTTTGGCAGTGGTTTAACCAGTCATTCAATGCTGTGGTTAATTACACAAACAGGAGTGGAGACTCGCCTATACCTTTGAA GCAGCTGGGGCTGTCTTATGTACTAGCGACTGGTGGCTCAATCACAACAGCATTGACACTAAACAGCATGGTCAAG AAATCCCCTCCACTGATTGGACGATTTGTTCCTTTTGTGGCCGTTGCTGCTGCAAACTGCATTAATATTCCTTGCATGAGAAGCCG AGAATTGACCAATGGCATCCCCGTTTTTGATGAGAATGGGAATCGGGTGGGAACATCATCAAGAGCTGCAGCCAGTGCGATAACACAAGTAGTTGTGTCACGTATTGTTATGGCAATGCCTGGAATGA TGATTGTTCCTTTTATCATGAATTACCTTGACCGAAAGCCATTTCTACAG cgaaTGCCATGGCTAAATGCCCCCATTCAAACAGGCATCATTGGCATTTT CCTTGTTTTCGCCACTCCTCTGTGCTGTGCACTCTTCCCACAAAGAAG ctcCATGTCTGTGAACCACCTTGAGCCTGAACTGAAAGAAAAGCTGCTGGCACTACCCACTCCTGttcacaatgtttattttaacaaaggCTTGTGA